A genome region from Pseudomonas sp. N3-W includes the following:
- the pilO gene encoding type 4a pilus biogenesis protein PilO translates to MRLSEWLDGLRKIDIHDLDTNNIGSWPPAIKAVACALLMVIVLALGYTFYISDLEDQLDLKRTEESTLKEEFADKAHMAANLELYTQQMKEMENSFGVLLRQLPSDTEVPGLLEDITRTGLGSGLEFEEIKLLPEVTQQFYIELPIQITVTGAYHDLATFVSGVAGLPRIVTLHDFDLAPASPDGGTRLRMSILAKTYRYNDKGQDK, encoded by the coding sequence ATGAGACTGTCCGAATGGCTCGACGGGTTGCGCAAGATCGACATCCACGATCTGGACACCAACAACATCGGCTCATGGCCGCCGGCAATCAAGGCGGTGGCGTGCGCGCTGCTGATGGTTATCGTGCTGGCGCTGGGCTACACCTTCTACATCAGTGATCTTGAGGATCAGCTCGACCTCAAGCGCACCGAAGAATCGACCCTCAAGGAAGAGTTTGCCGACAAAGCCCACATGGCCGCGAACCTGGAGCTCTATACCCAGCAAATGAAGGAAATGGAAAATTCCTTTGGTGTGCTGCTGCGCCAGCTACCCAGCGATACCGAAGTGCCCGGCCTGCTGGAGGACATCACCCGTACCGGCCTGGGCAGCGGTCTGGAGTTCGAGGAGATCAAGCTGCTGCCGGAAGTTACCCAGCAGTTTTATATCGAGTTGCCGATCCAGATTACCGTCACCGGCGCCTATCACGACCTGGCTACGTTCGTCAGCGGTGTGGCCGGGTTGCCACGGATCGTCACCCTGCATGATTTCGATCTGGCGCCAGCCAGCCCTGACGGCGGCACCCGGCTGCGCATGAGCATCCTGGCCAAGACCTACCGCTACAACGACAAGGGGCAGGACAAATGA
- a CDS encoding pilus assembly protein PilP produces MSPVRRISMVALLAALAGCGGDNGFSDLDAYLNEVRLRPPGKIEPTPTFRSFPAFTYNASSLRSPFSRQVKVDLAGHKQGSRNVKPDPGRIKQYLEGFNIEQFEMVGTISNATGSFALLRGAGGVHRLKVGDYLGRNDGRIVAISGSQVDVVEIVPDGQGAWLERPRTIPLKEHS; encoded by the coding sequence ATGAGCCCTGTTCGTCGTATTTCAATGGTTGCGTTATTGGCCGCGCTTGCCGGTTGTGGGGGCGACAACGGTTTTAGCGATCTGGACGCTTATCTGAACGAAGTGCGCCTGCGGCCCCCGGGCAAGATCGAACCGACGCCGACCTTCCGCTCGTTCCCCGCATTCACCTACAACGCGTCCAGCTTGCGCAGTCCGTTTTCCCGGCAGGTCAAAGTTGATCTGGCCGGGCATAAACAGGGCTCGCGCAACGTCAAGCCGGATCCCGGCCGGATCAAGCAGTACCTCGAAGGCTTCAACATCGAGCAGTTTGAAATGGTCGGCACGATTTCCAATGCGACTGGCTCCTTTGCACTGTTGCGCGGGGCGGGCGGGGTGCATCGATTGAAAGTCGGTGACTACCTGGGGCGCAACGATGGGCGGATCGTCGCCATCAGCGGCTCACAAGTCGATGTGGTCGAAATCGTTCCCGATGGCCAGGGCGCCTGGCTGGAACGGCCACGGACCATTCCTTTGAAAGAGCACTCATAG
- the aroK gene encoding shikimate kinase AroK, protein MRNLILVGPMGAGKSTIGRLLAKELRLPFKDSDKEIELRTGANIPWIFDKEGEPGFRDREQAMIAELCECDGVVLATGGGAVMREANRRALHAGGRVVYLHASVEQQVGRTARDRNRPLLRTADPAKTLRDLLALRDPLYREIADLVVETDERPPRMVVIDILERLQQLPPR, encoded by the coding sequence GTGCGAAATTTGATTCTTGTTGGACCGATGGGTGCTGGTAAAAGCACCATCGGCCGGTTGCTGGCCAAAGAGCTGCGCCTGCCGTTCAAAGATTCCGATAAGGAAATTGAATTGCGCACGGGCGCCAATATCCCGTGGATCTTCGATAAAGAAGGCGAGCCGGGCTTCCGTGACCGCGAGCAGGCGATGATCGCCGAGCTGTGCGAATGCGATGGCGTGGTTCTGGCCACAGGCGGCGGTGCCGTCATGCGTGAAGCCAATCGTCGAGCGCTGCATGCAGGCGGACGAGTGGTGTACCTGCACGCATCCGTCGAGCAGCAAGTGGGCCGTACGGCCCGGGACCGCAACCGTCCGCTGCTGCGTACCGCCGATCCGGCCAAGACCCTGCGCGATCTGCTGGCCCTGCGTGATCCGCTTTATCGGGAAATCGCCGACCTGGTGGTGGAAACCGATGAGCGGCCACCGCGCATGGTGGTGATCGACATCCTTGAGCGCTTGCAGCAGCTACCTCCCCGTTAA
- a CDS encoding PilN domain-containing protein produces the protein MARINLLPWREELREERRKRFLLTLVGVLVGSVGLVLIADQIISSATDQQVARNTYLSKQIAAVDERIKQISDLKARRQQLVERMRIIQELQGNRQISGRIFDQLARTLPDGVYFTEVKLKDKTLSITGAAESNNKVSELMRNLDASDWFDAPSLTEVKATTAGQLDQANVFQLTVHQTQPAITEDGK, from the coding sequence ATGGCGCGGATCAATTTATTACCCTGGCGCGAAGAACTGCGCGAAGAGCGCCGCAAGCGTTTCCTGCTGACATTGGTCGGCGTGCTGGTTGGCTCGGTGGGGCTGGTCCTGATTGCCGATCAGATCATCAGCAGTGCTACCGATCAGCAAGTGGCTCGCAATACTTACCTGAGCAAGCAGATTGCGGCGGTCGATGAGCGAATCAAGCAGATCAGCGATCTTAAAGCTCGTCGTCAGCAACTGGTGGAGCGCATGCGCATCATCCAGGAGCTGCAAGGCAACCGGCAGATCAGTGGACGAATTTTCGATCAACTGGCGCGGACACTGCCGGATGGGGTGTATTTCACCGAGGTGAAACTCAAGGACAAGACCCTGTCCATCACTGGTGCAGCGGAGTCGAACAATAAAGTCTCGGAACTGATGCGTAACCTGGACGCGTCCGACTGGTTCGATGCCCCGAGCCTGACCGAAGTGAAGGCGACTACTGCCGGTCAGCTGGATCAGGCCAACGTCTTCCAGCTGACTGTCCATCAGACTCAGCCCGCCATCACGGAGGACGGCAAATGA
- the pilQ gene encoding type IV pilus secretin PilQ yields MNRIFSTLGLSLWIALLSPMVQAASLNSLDVAALPGDRIELKLSFDAPPPPPKGYTTESPARIALDLPGVANKLTNKNRDLGRGNARSATVVEANDRTRLIISLTQLAPYSTRVEGNNLFVVVGQGAKVNVPKPVASAPRAATVKPAAGKTWAPVTKAIRGVDFQRGTQGEGNVVIDLSDPSIAPDIQERDGKIILGFARTQLPEPLRVRLDVKDFATPVQFVNAAATGDRATISIEPVGAYEYSTYQTDNKLTVSIRAVTADDLQKRNAERFAYTGEKLSLNFQDIDVRSVLQLIADFTNLNLVASDTVQGGITLRLQNVPWDQALDLVLKTKGLDKRKIGNVLLVAPADEIAARERQELESQKQIAELAPLRRELLQVNYAKAKDIAELFRSVTNKKQSETDERGSITVDERTNNIIAYQTQERLDELRRIVAQLDIPVRQVMIEARIVEANVDYDKSLGVRWGGSIQNKGNWNTSGVTNGSTTTIGTPGSTSTNSPFVDMGTAGNTSGIGIAFITDNVLLDLELTAMEKTGNGEIVSQPKVVTSDKETAKILKGTEIPYQEASSSGATSVAFKEASLSLEVTPQITPDNRIIMEVKVTKDEPDYLNKVQDVPPIKKNEVNAKVLVNDGETIVIGGVFSNTQSKIVDKVPFLGDVPYLGRLFRRDVVSEQKSELLVFLTPRIMNNQAIAVSH; encoded by the coding sequence ATGAACAGGATTTTCTCGACCCTCGGTCTTTCGCTATGGATAGCGCTGTTGTCGCCGATGGTGCAGGCGGCCAGCCTGAATTCGCTGGACGTCGCCGCGCTGCCGGGCGACCGCATTGAGCTCAAGTTGTCGTTCGACGCGCCACCACCACCGCCCAAGGGCTACACCACCGAGTCACCGGCGCGAATCGCCCTGGACCTGCCCGGCGTGGCCAACAAACTCACCAACAAGAATCGCGACCTGGGCCGTGGCAATGCCCGCAGCGCCACGGTGGTGGAGGCCAATGACCGTACGCGGCTGATTATCAGCCTGACGCAGTTGGCGCCCTACAGCACTCGGGTTGAAGGCAATAATCTGTTTGTCGTGGTCGGACAAGGCGCCAAAGTCAATGTGCCCAAGCCGGTCGCCAGCGCACCCCGTGCCGCCACGGTAAAACCGGCAGCTGGAAAAACCTGGGCGCCAGTGACCAAGGCGATCCGTGGCGTGGATTTCCAGCGCGGAACGCAGGGTGAGGGCAATGTGGTCATCGATTTGTCAGATCCATCTATCGCTCCGGACATTCAGGAGCGCGACGGCAAGATCATCCTCGGTTTCGCCAGGACCCAACTGCCCGAGCCATTGCGCGTGCGGCTGGACGTCAAGGACTTCGCCACCCCGGTGCAGTTCGTCAACGCCGCCGCCACTGGCGATCGCGCCACCATCAGCATTGAGCCGGTCGGTGCCTACGAGTATTCGACCTACCAGACCGACAACAAACTGACCGTCAGCATCCGCGCGGTGACGGCCGATGACTTGCAAAAGCGCAATGCCGAACGCTTTGCCTACACCGGTGAAAAGCTCTCGCTGAATTTTCAGGACATCGACGTGCGCTCGGTGCTGCAACTGATCGCCGATTTCACCAACCTCAATCTGGTCGCCAGCGACACGGTGCAGGGAGGCATTACCTTGCGCTTGCAGAATGTGCCGTGGGATCAGGCGTTGGACCTGGTGCTGAAAACCAAAGGCCTGGACAAGCGCAAGATCGGCAATGTGTTGCTGGTGGCGCCGGCCGATGAAATTGCCGCCCGAGAACGTCAGGAACTGGAGTCGCAAAAACAGATCGCCGAATTGGCGCCGCTGCGTCGCGAGTTGCTGCAGGTCAACTACGCCAAGGCGAAGGACATCGCTGAGCTGTTCAGGTCAGTGACCAACAAGAAACAGTCGGAAACGGATGAGCGGGGCTCGATCACGGTCGATGAGCGCACCAACAACATCATTGCCTACCAGACTCAGGAGCGCCTCGACGAGCTGCGCCGCATCGTCGCGCAACTGGATATTCCGGTGCGTCAGGTGATGATCGAAGCGCGCATCGTCGAAGCCAACGTCGATTACGACAAGAGCCTCGGCGTGCGCTGGGGCGGCTCGATCCAGAACAAGGGCAACTGGAACACCTCGGGTGTCACCAATGGTTCTACCACCACCATCGGTACGCCGGGCAGTACCAGCACCAACTCGCCGTTCGTCGACATGGGGACTGCCGGCAACACGTCCGGGATTGGTATTGCTTTCATCACCGACAACGTCCTGCTGGACCTCGAACTGACGGCCATGGAGAAAACCGGCAACGGCGAAATCGTCTCGCAGCCCAAGGTGGTCACGTCCGACAAGGAAACCGCAAAAATCCTCAAGGGCACGGAAATTCCCTATCAGGAGGCCAGTTCCAGTGGTGCCACCTCGGTGGCGTTCAAGGAGGCCTCGCTGTCGCTGGAAGTGACGCCGCAGATCACCCCGGACAACCGCATCATCATGGAGGTCAAGGTCACCAAGGATGAACCCGACTACCTCAACAAGGTGCAGGACGTGCCGCCTATCAAGAAAAACGAAGTCAACGCCAAGGTGCTGGTCAATGACGGGGAGACCATCGTGATTGGTGGGGTTTTCTCCAATACTCAGAGCAAGATTGTAGATAAGGTGCCATTTCTCGGCGATGTGCCGTATCTTGGCCGCCTTTTCCGGCGTGACGTGGTTTCGGAACAAAAATCCGAGCTGCTGGTATTTCTCACTCCGCGTATCATGAACAATCAGGCGATTGCTGTGAGTCATTGA